Proteins from a genomic interval of Drosophila melanogaster chromosome 2R:
- the Epac gene encoding exchange protein directly activated by cAMP, isoform F, which translates to MLFRRSCTYNVEQSTRHYAKSAVTLCNLGVGATFGESVLHDLPRDSTVVTKTTCELLRVEQQDFRLIWEKNKELMNDIFTNCKLKNGFGPSVQATAAATSPTKRPLSPDHPNPALPITETPSPAMNRMGWALRTLLVADNSSCLKDRKVSGKLIRKCAPGTELVDWLVNLSPIVHTRAQAAGMWQALLEEGVLAHVNKEQPFKDKCFLYRFRIDEEGGTAAAGVPQAEDLGAANEHIREALSALFQRGPDATLRMILRKPSHERTSEELELVFEELVHIAALSHLSTSIKRELSSIFVFEAHAQAGTILFNQGDEGRSWYILLKGSVDVVIHGKGTVATLKTGDDFGKLALINDAPRAATIVLKENNCHLLRVDKEHFNRILRDVEANTLRLQEHGKDVLVLERVAKQRGQHSAFKYTVMSGTPAKMLEHLLETRLGQSVGGMDPFLDDFLLTHIVFMPVVQLVDELANYFHCDAHEDAQTPEDREYIINFKKRVIQFMQKWVMAVRHAAFEEPSVCDFIEDLAAEVEADPDLNEETSIVHNVLTQMARYQEDRNQNAGQKWKLPPNGQPICLFSGNATPSKTVIRPDDDIIFRVYCADHTYCTLRFPMHTTAELIKACAADKLQLNRGPEDLVLVEVKSNGERSVFKDNDVSIPTGLSLNGRLFVSVKDHLDALTQLQEQECPTEGVDIDLEILSTKELAYHITLFEWDLFWAVHEYELLYHTFGRHHFGKITANLDVFLRRFNEVQYWIVTELVSTPSLSKRVGLVRKFIKLAAYCKEYQNLNAFFAVVMGLSNMAVSRLQQTWEKIPSKFRKIFQEFEALIDPSRNHRAYRVFVGKLQPPLIPFMPLLLKDMTFAHEGNKTSLDGLVNFEKMHMMAQTMRTIRFCRSRSLGLEPPSPKSEGEVRSYISSFRVIDNQRVLTAMSQKVEPTRKL; encoded by the exons ATGCTATTTCGTCGCAGTTGTACGTATAACGTGGAGCAATCAACGCGACATTATGCAAAG aGCGCAGTTACTCTGTGCAACCTGGGCGTGGGTGCCACATTCGGGGAGTCCGTACTGCATGACTTGCCGCGGGACAGCACCGTAGTGACGAAGACCACCTGCGAGCTGCTGCGGGTGGAGCAGCAGGACTTTCGACTCATCTGGGAG AAAAACAAGGAGTTAATGAATGACATATTCACCAACTGCAAGTTGAAGAACG GTTTTGGACCGAGCGTACAAGCGACAGCCGCAGCCACATCGCCCACGAAACGACCCCTCAGCCCCGACCACCCAAACCCAGCGCTGCCCATCACCGAG ACACCGAGTCCTGCTATGAACCGCATGGGCTGGGCCCTACGCACACTACTCGTCGCCGACAACTCGAGCTGTCTGAAGGATCGCAAG GTCTCCGGCAAGCTAATCCGTAAGTGCGCCCCCGGCACCGAGCTCGTCGACTGGCTGGTCAACCTCTCGCCCATCGTCCACACCCGAGCCCAGGCGGCTGGCATGTGGCAAGCGCTCCTCGAGGAAGGAGTACTCGCACACG TCAACAAAGAGCAGCCCTTCAAGGACAAGTGCTTCCTCTACCGCTTTCGCATCGACGAGGAGGGCGGCACGGCGGCAGCGGGCGTGCCCCAGGCGGAGGACCTCGGAGCGGCCAACGAGCACATCCGCGAGGCGCTCAGCGCACTCTTCCAGCGCGGACCGGACGCCACACTGCGTATGATATTGCGCAAACC TTCTCACGAACGGACATcggaggagctggagctggtcTTCGAGGAACTGGTCCACATTGCCGCACTCTCCCACTTGTCGACCAGCATAAAGCGGGAACTGTCGTCGATTTTCGTGTTCGAGGCTCATGCCCAGGCGGGAACAATAT TATTCAATCAAGGCGACGAAGGACGCTCCTGGTACATCTTACTCAAGGGATCGGTAGACGTTGTGATACACGGCAAGGGAACTGTTGCCACTCTGAAGACTGGGGATGATTTCGGGAAACTGGCCTTGATAAACGACGCACCCAG AGCTGCTACCATCGTACTGAAGGAGAACAATTGCCACTTGCTGCGCGTGGACAAGGAACACTTCAACCGGATACTGCGCGATGTGGAGGCCAATACTCTGAGATTGCAGGAGCACGGCAAGGATGTTTTAGTGCTCGAGCGCGTGGCTAAGCAACGTGGACAGCATTCGGCATTTAA ATATACGGTGATGTCGGGAACTCCGGCCAAGATGCTGGAGCACCTGCTGGAGACGCGACTGGGCCAGTCCGTGGGTGGAATGGATCCGTTCTTGGACGACTTCCTGCTCACACACATCGTTTTCATGCCCGTCGTTCAGCTGGTTGATGAATTGGCCAATTA CTTCCACTGCGATGCCCATGAGGACGCCCAAACGCCCGAGGATCGGGAGTATATAATCAACTTTAAGAAGCGCGTGATCCAGTTCATGCAAAAGTGGGTCATGGCCGTCCGCCACGCGGCCTTCGAGGAGCCCAGCGTGTGCGACTTTATCGAGGACCTCGCCGCCGAGGTGGAGGCCGATCCCGACCTGAACGAGGAGACCAGCATAGTGCACAACGTGCTCACCCAGATGGCGCGCTACCAGGAGGACCGCAACCAGAACGCCGGCCAGAAGTGGAAGCTCCCGCCCAACGGCCAGCCCATCTGCCTTTTCAGTGGCAATGCGACGCCTTCAAAGACGGTCATCCGACCAGATGATGATA TCATCTTCCGCGTTTACTGCGCCGACCACACCTACTGTACCCTGCGATTCCCCATGCACACCACGGCGGAGCTCATCAAAGCGTGTGCCGCCGACAAGCTGCAGCTAAATCGGGGTCCCGAAGATCTCGTCCTCGTCGAGGTCAAGTCAAACGGGGAGCGGTCCGTGTTCAAGGACAACGATGTCAGCATACCCACGGGTCTGTCGCTCAACGGCCGCCTTTTCGTCTCCGTCAAGGACCACCTGGATGCCTTG ACCCAACTGCAGGAGCAGGAGTGCCCCACCGAGGGTGTGGACATCGACCTGGAGATACTGAGCACCAAGGAGCTGGCCTACCACATCACCCTGTTCGAGTGGGACCTCTTCTGGGCCGTCCATGAATACGAATTGCTCTACCACACCTTCGGGCGGCATCACTTTGGCAAG ATCACTGCCAACTTGGATGTGTTCCTGCGCCGATTCAACGAGGTGCAGTACTGGATTGTCACCGAACTGGTGTCCACTCCCAGTCTGAGCAAACGCGTCGGTCTGGTCCGGAAGTTCATCAAGCTGGCCGCGTA CTGCAAGGAGTACCAGAACCTAAACGCCTTCTTCGCTGTGGTAATGGGTCTGTCCAACATGGCGGTGTCCAGGCTGCAACAGACCTGGGAAAAGATTCCGTCGAAGTTCAGGAAGATCTTCCAGGAGTTCGAGGCCCTGATCGACCCCAGTCGCAACCACAGGGCGTACCGAGTGTTCGTGGGCAAGCTGCAGCCGCCGTTGATTCCCTTCATGCCGCTCCTGCTCAAGGACATGACCTTCGCCCATGAGGGCAACAAGACCAGCCTGGACGGCCTGGTGAACTTCGAGAAGATGCACATGATGGCCCAGACGATGCGCACCATCCGCTTTTGTCGCTCCAGGAGTCTGG GACTAGAGCCGCCGTCCCCGAAGAGCGAGGGCGAGGTGAGGTCGTACATCAGCAGCTTCCGCGTCATCGACAACCAGCGGGTACTCACCGCCATGTCCCAGAAGGTGGAGCCCACCAGGAAGCTCTAA
- the Epac gene encoding exchange protein directly activated by cAMP, isoform D: MNDIFTNCKLKNGFGPSVQATAAATSPTKRPLSPDHPNPALPITETPSPAMNRMGWALRTLLVADNSSCLKDRKVSGKLIRKCAPGTELVDWLVNLSPIVHTRAQAAGMWQALLEEGVLAHVNKEQPFKDKCFLYRFRIDEEGGTAAAGVPQAEDLGAANEHIREALSALFQRGPDATLRMILRKPSHERTSEELELVFEELVHIAALSHLSTSIKRELSSIFVFEAHAQAGTILFNQGDEGRSWYILLKGSVDVVIHGKGTVATLKTGDDFGKLALINDAPRAATIVLKENNCHLLRVDKEHFNRILRDVEANTLRLQEHGKDVLVLERVAKQRGQHSAFKYTVMSGTPAKMLEHLLETRLGQSVGGMDPFLDDFLLTHIVFMPVVQLVDELANYFHCDAHEDAQTPEDREYIINFKKRVIQFMQKWVMAVRHAAFEEPSVCDFIEDLAAEVEADPDLNEETSIVHNVLTQMARYQEDRNQNAGQKWKLPPNGQPICLFSGNATPSKTVIRPDDDIIFRVYCADHTYCTLRFPMHTTAELIKACAADKLQLNRGPEDLVLVEVKSNGERSVFKDNDVSIPTGLSLNGRLFVSVKDHLDALTQLQEQECPTEGVDIDLEILSTKELAYHITLFEWDLFWAVHEYELLYHTFGRHHFGKITANLDVFLRRFNEVQYWIVTELVSTPSLSKRVGLVRKFIKLAAYCKEYQNLNAFFAVVMGLSNMAVSRLQQTWEKIPSKFRKIFQEFEALIDPSRNHRAYRVFVGKLQPPLIPFMPLLLKDMTFAHEGNKTSLDGLVNFEKMHMMAQTMRTIRFCRSRSLGLEPPSPKSEGEVRSYISSFRVIDNQRVLTAMSQKVEPTRKL, encoded by the exons ATGAATGACATATTCACCAACTGCAAGTTGAAGAACG GTTTTGGACCGAGCGTACAAGCGACAGCCGCAGCCACATCGCCCACGAAACGACCCCTCAGCCCCGACCACCCAAACCCAGCGCTGCCCATCACCGAG ACACCGAGTCCTGCTATGAACCGCATGGGCTGGGCCCTACGCACACTACTCGTCGCCGACAACTCGAGCTGTCTGAAGGATCGCAAG GTCTCCGGCAAGCTAATCCGTAAGTGCGCCCCCGGCACCGAGCTCGTCGACTGGCTGGTCAACCTCTCGCCCATCGTCCACACCCGAGCCCAGGCGGCTGGCATGTGGCAAGCGCTCCTCGAGGAAGGAGTACTCGCACACG TCAACAAAGAGCAGCCCTTCAAGGACAAGTGCTTCCTCTACCGCTTTCGCATCGACGAGGAGGGCGGCACGGCGGCAGCGGGCGTGCCCCAGGCGGAGGACCTCGGAGCGGCCAACGAGCACATCCGCGAGGCGCTCAGCGCACTCTTCCAGCGCGGACCGGACGCCACACTGCGTATGATATTGCGCAAACC TTCTCACGAACGGACATcggaggagctggagctggtcTTCGAGGAACTGGTCCACATTGCCGCACTCTCCCACTTGTCGACCAGCATAAAGCGGGAACTGTCGTCGATTTTCGTGTTCGAGGCTCATGCCCAGGCGGGAACAATAT TATTCAATCAAGGCGACGAAGGACGCTCCTGGTACATCTTACTCAAGGGATCGGTAGACGTTGTGATACACGGCAAGGGAACTGTTGCCACTCTGAAGACTGGGGATGATTTCGGGAAACTGGCCTTGATAAACGACGCACCCAG AGCTGCTACCATCGTACTGAAGGAGAACAATTGCCACTTGCTGCGCGTGGACAAGGAACACTTCAACCGGATACTGCGCGATGTGGAGGCCAATACTCTGAGATTGCAGGAGCACGGCAAGGATGTTTTAGTGCTCGAGCGCGTGGCTAAGCAACGTGGACAGCATTCGGCATTTAA ATATACGGTGATGTCGGGAACTCCGGCCAAGATGCTGGAGCACCTGCTGGAGACGCGACTGGGCCAGTCCGTGGGTGGAATGGATCCGTTCTTGGACGACTTCCTGCTCACACACATCGTTTTCATGCCCGTCGTTCAGCTGGTTGATGAATTGGCCAATTA CTTCCACTGCGATGCCCATGAGGACGCCCAAACGCCCGAGGATCGGGAGTATATAATCAACTTTAAGAAGCGCGTGATCCAGTTCATGCAAAAGTGGGTCATGGCCGTCCGCCACGCGGCCTTCGAGGAGCCCAGCGTGTGCGACTTTATCGAGGACCTCGCCGCCGAGGTGGAGGCCGATCCCGACCTGAACGAGGAGACCAGCATAGTGCACAACGTGCTCACCCAGATGGCGCGCTACCAGGAGGACCGCAACCAGAACGCCGGCCAGAAGTGGAAGCTCCCGCCCAACGGCCAGCCCATCTGCCTTTTCAGTGGCAATGCGACGCCTTCAAAGACGGTCATCCGACCAGATGATGATA TCATCTTCCGCGTTTACTGCGCCGACCACACCTACTGTACCCTGCGATTCCCCATGCACACCACGGCGGAGCTCATCAAAGCGTGTGCCGCCGACAAGCTGCAGCTAAATCGGGGTCCCGAAGATCTCGTCCTCGTCGAGGTCAAGTCAAACGGGGAGCGGTCCGTGTTCAAGGACAACGATGTCAGCATACCCACGGGTCTGTCGCTCAACGGCCGCCTTTTCGTCTCCGTCAAGGACCACCTGGATGCCTTG ACCCAACTGCAGGAGCAGGAGTGCCCCACCGAGGGTGTGGACATCGACCTGGAGATACTGAGCACCAAGGAGCTGGCCTACCACATCACCCTGTTCGAGTGGGACCTCTTCTGGGCCGTCCATGAATACGAATTGCTCTACCACACCTTCGGGCGGCATCACTTTGGCAAG ATCACTGCCAACTTGGATGTGTTCCTGCGCCGATTCAACGAGGTGCAGTACTGGATTGTCACCGAACTGGTGTCCACTCCCAGTCTGAGCAAACGCGTCGGTCTGGTCCGGAAGTTCATCAAGCTGGCCGCGTA CTGCAAGGAGTACCAGAACCTAAACGCCTTCTTCGCTGTGGTAATGGGTCTGTCCAACATGGCGGTGTCCAGGCTGCAACAGACCTGGGAAAAGATTCCGTCGAAGTTCAGGAAGATCTTCCAGGAGTTCGAGGCCCTGATCGACCCCAGTCGCAACCACAGGGCGTACCGAGTGTTCGTGGGCAAGCTGCAGCCGCCGTTGATTCCCTTCATGCCGCTCCTGCTCAAGGACATGACCTTCGCCCATGAGGGCAACAAGACCAGCCTGGACGGCCTGGTGAACTTCGAGAAGATGCACATGATGGCCCAGACGATGCGCACCATCCGCTTTTGTCGCTCCAGGAGTCTGG GACTAGAGCCGCCGTCCCCGAAGAGCGAGGGCGAGGTGAGGTCGTACATCAGCAGCTTCCGCGTCATCGACAACCAGCGGGTACTCACCGCCATGTCCCAGAAGGTGGAGCCCACCAGGAAGCTCTAA
- the Epac gene encoding exchange protein directly activated by cAMP, isoform E codes for MAMEWITAMDKRPCDRNLRDVELISCRLRRVEPLCRLPGSALQQLAMCGFYEDLEKGVTLFRAGEQGRFWYAVLGGSLEVRYHAHADADGKSAVTLCNLGVGATFGESVLHDLPRDSTVVTKTTCELLRVEQQDFRLIWEKNKELMNDIFTNCKLKNGFGPSVQATAAATSPTKRPLSPDHPNPALPITETPSPAMNRMGWALRTLLVADNSSCLKDRKVSGKLIRKCAPGTELVDWLVNLSPIVHTRAQAAGMWQALLEEGVLAHVNKEQPFKDKCFLYRFRIDEEGGTAAAGVPQAEDLGAANEHIREALSALFQRGPDATLRMILRKPSHERTSEELELVFEELVHIAALSHLSTSIKRELSSIFVFEAHAQAGTILFNQGDEGRSWYILLKGSVDVVIHGKGTVATLKTGDDFGKLALINDAPRAATIVLKENNCHLLRVDKEHFNRILRDVEANTLRLQEHGKDVLVLERVAKQRGQHSAFKYTVMSGTPAKMLEHLLETRLGQSVGGMDPFLDDFLLTHIVFMPVVQLVDELANYFHCDAHEDAQTPEDREYIINFKKRVIQFMQKWVMAVRHAAFEEPSVCDFIEDLAAEVEADPDLNEETSIVHNVLTQMARYQEDRNQNAGQKWKLPPNGQPICLFSGNATPSKTVIRPDDDIIFRVYCADHTYCTLRFPMHTTAELIKACAADKLQLNRGPEDLVLVEVKSNGERSVFKDNDVSIPTGLSLNGRLFVSVKDHLDALTQLQEQECPTEGVDIDLEILSTKELAYHITLFEWDLFWAVHEYELLYHTFGRHHFGKITANLDVFLRRFNEVQYWIVTELVSTPSLSKRVGLVRKFIKLAAYCKEYQNLNAFFAVVMGLSNMAVSRLQQTWEKIPSKFRKIFQEFEALIDPSRNHRAYRVFVGKLQPPLIPFMPLLLKDMTFAHEGNKTSLDGLVNFEKMHMMAQTMRTIRFCRSRSLGLEPPSPKSEGEVRSYISSFRVIDNQRVLTAMSQKVEPTRKL; via the exons atGGCGATGGAATGGATAACTGCAATGGACAAACG TCCTTGCGACCGGAACCTGCGTGATGTGGAGCTAATTTCGTGCCGGTTGCGTCGCGTGGAGCCGCTGTGTCGCCTCCCGGGATCTGCGCTCCAGCAGTTGGCCATGTGCGGATTCTATGAGGACCTGGAGAAGGGGGTGACTC TTTTTCGCGCCGGCGAGCAGGGACGCTTCTGGTATGCAGTGCTCGGCGGATCGCTGGAGGTGCGATACCATGCCCACGCCGATGCCGATGGCAAG aGCGCAGTTACTCTGTGCAACCTGGGCGTGGGTGCCACATTCGGGGAGTCCGTACTGCATGACTTGCCGCGGGACAGCACCGTAGTGACGAAGACCACCTGCGAGCTGCTGCGGGTGGAGCAGCAGGACTTTCGACTCATCTGGGAG AAAAACAAGGAGTTAATGAATGACATATTCACCAACTGCAAGTTGAAGAACG GTTTTGGACCGAGCGTACAAGCGACAGCCGCAGCCACATCGCCCACGAAACGACCCCTCAGCCCCGACCACCCAAACCCAGCGCTGCCCATCACCGAG ACACCGAGTCCTGCTATGAACCGCATGGGCTGGGCCCTACGCACACTACTCGTCGCCGACAACTCGAGCTGTCTGAAGGATCGCAAG GTCTCCGGCAAGCTAATCCGTAAGTGCGCCCCCGGCACCGAGCTCGTCGACTGGCTGGTCAACCTCTCGCCCATCGTCCACACCCGAGCCCAGGCGGCTGGCATGTGGCAAGCGCTCCTCGAGGAAGGAGTACTCGCACACG TCAACAAAGAGCAGCCCTTCAAGGACAAGTGCTTCCTCTACCGCTTTCGCATCGACGAGGAGGGCGGCACGGCGGCAGCGGGCGTGCCCCAGGCGGAGGACCTCGGAGCGGCCAACGAGCACATCCGCGAGGCGCTCAGCGCACTCTTCCAGCGCGGACCGGACGCCACACTGCGTATGATATTGCGCAAACC TTCTCACGAACGGACATcggaggagctggagctggtcTTCGAGGAACTGGTCCACATTGCCGCACTCTCCCACTTGTCGACCAGCATAAAGCGGGAACTGTCGTCGATTTTCGTGTTCGAGGCTCATGCCCAGGCGGGAACAATAT TATTCAATCAAGGCGACGAAGGACGCTCCTGGTACATCTTACTCAAGGGATCGGTAGACGTTGTGATACACGGCAAGGGAACTGTTGCCACTCTGAAGACTGGGGATGATTTCGGGAAACTGGCCTTGATAAACGACGCACCCAG AGCTGCTACCATCGTACTGAAGGAGAACAATTGCCACTTGCTGCGCGTGGACAAGGAACACTTCAACCGGATACTGCGCGATGTGGAGGCCAATACTCTGAGATTGCAGGAGCACGGCAAGGATGTTTTAGTGCTCGAGCGCGTGGCTAAGCAACGTGGACAGCATTCGGCATTTAA ATATACGGTGATGTCGGGAACTCCGGCCAAGATGCTGGAGCACCTGCTGGAGACGCGACTGGGCCAGTCCGTGGGTGGAATGGATCCGTTCTTGGACGACTTCCTGCTCACACACATCGTTTTCATGCCCGTCGTTCAGCTGGTTGATGAATTGGCCAATTA CTTCCACTGCGATGCCCATGAGGACGCCCAAACGCCCGAGGATCGGGAGTATATAATCAACTTTAAGAAGCGCGTGATCCAGTTCATGCAAAAGTGGGTCATGGCCGTCCGCCACGCGGCCTTCGAGGAGCCCAGCGTGTGCGACTTTATCGAGGACCTCGCCGCCGAGGTGGAGGCCGATCCCGACCTGAACGAGGAGACCAGCATAGTGCACAACGTGCTCACCCAGATGGCGCGCTACCAGGAGGACCGCAACCAGAACGCCGGCCAGAAGTGGAAGCTCCCGCCCAACGGCCAGCCCATCTGCCTTTTCAGTGGCAATGCGACGCCTTCAAAGACGGTCATCCGACCAGATGATGATA TCATCTTCCGCGTTTACTGCGCCGACCACACCTACTGTACCCTGCGATTCCCCATGCACACCACGGCGGAGCTCATCAAAGCGTGTGCCGCCGACAAGCTGCAGCTAAATCGGGGTCCCGAAGATCTCGTCCTCGTCGAGGTCAAGTCAAACGGGGAGCGGTCCGTGTTCAAGGACAACGATGTCAGCATACCCACGGGTCTGTCGCTCAACGGCCGCCTTTTCGTCTCCGTCAAGGACCACCTGGATGCCTTG ACCCAACTGCAGGAGCAGGAGTGCCCCACCGAGGGTGTGGACATCGACCTGGAGATACTGAGCACCAAGGAGCTGGCCTACCACATCACCCTGTTCGAGTGGGACCTCTTCTGGGCCGTCCATGAATACGAATTGCTCTACCACACCTTCGGGCGGCATCACTTTGGCAAG ATCACTGCCAACTTGGATGTGTTCCTGCGCCGATTCAACGAGGTGCAGTACTGGATTGTCACCGAACTGGTGTCCACTCCCAGTCTGAGCAAACGCGTCGGTCTGGTCCGGAAGTTCATCAAGCTGGCCGCGTA CTGCAAGGAGTACCAGAACCTAAACGCCTTCTTCGCTGTGGTAATGGGTCTGTCCAACATGGCGGTGTCCAGGCTGCAACAGACCTGGGAAAAGATTCCGTCGAAGTTCAGGAAGATCTTCCAGGAGTTCGAGGCCCTGATCGACCCCAGTCGCAACCACAGGGCGTACCGAGTGTTCGTGGGCAAGCTGCAGCCGCCGTTGATTCCCTTCATGCCGCTCCTGCTCAAGGACATGACCTTCGCCCATGAGGGCAACAAGACCAGCCTGGACGGCCTGGTGAACTTCGAGAAGATGCACATGATGGCCCAGACGATGCGCACCATCCGCTTTTGTCGCTCCAGGAGTCTGG GACTAGAGCCGCCGTCCCCGAAGAGCGAGGGCGAGGTGAGGTCGTACATCAGCAGCTTCCGCGTCATCGACAACCAGCGGGTACTCACCGCCATGTCCCAGAAGGTGGAGCCCACCAGGAAGCTCTAA